In Chitinivorax sp. B, the sequence TGGTGGCTGCGTTGTGCAATGGCTTGTTGGTGCCCAACTATCGTGTGGCGACACGTCGTGGCTCGTTGCTGCAGGGGATCACGACTGTATTGCGGGATCGGCCTTACCGTAACTTTGTGCTGACGCTAAGCGGCTATTACTTATTGGGTGCGCAGATCATGCTGCTGTTGCCGATTGCCATCAAGCACATGGCAGGTACACCACAAGCGGTAGGATGGATGTATACGTTGGATACCATTTTGTCGTTGGTCCTGCTGTACCCGCTGGCGCGCTATGCAGAACATCGATTCACACTACAGACCCGCGTGATGGCAGGGCTGGCCCTGATGACGGTCAGTTTGGGGGCACTGGCGTTTGCCAGCAATGTGGTCGCCATGTTTGTGCTGATGGGGGGATTTTACATTGGGGTGATCGCTGCCGAGCCGGCACGTGAGACGTTGGTGGCCGAATTGGCAGATCCAGCCATGCGTGGCACCTATCTTGGGTTCAGTCGTATTGGCTTGGCGCTGGGCGGAGCCTTGGGCCACCTGAGTGGTGGCTGGCTGTATGACACTGCTACGAACCTGCGAATGCCAGCATTGCCGTGGGTGGTGCTATTTGTCGTTGGGATGGTGACGTTGTATGCGCTGCGAATGCAGTTCTCGGCAGCCAAATCAATTCCAATGACCGTCTACCAGGGATAAATTCTCCCTGGTTTCACAGGATTGATTATCTGGATATGGATGTGACGTCAGGTCAAATGGGGCTCAACGGGTAACCTGCCACGCCGATGATCGGTAATCCAGCAGTTTGACGGTGCCAGTAATTGCTGCAATGTGATCAATGCCTGGCGTGGTTGGGCGGCCCCGCACATGAAAACGTCAATGGCGGCAAAGTTATCTTCGGGCCAGGTATGAATGCTGATGTGGGATTCTTGTAGCAACAGTACACCCGTCACTCCTTGGCCTTCGCCAAAGTGATGGAAATGGCCGTGGATGGGTGTTGCCCCGGCCGCAACTGCAGCTTGTCGCAGCGCGGTTTCGATCAACACAGGGTCAGCCAGCTTGCTGGCAGGCACACCATGAAAATCGGCCAGCAGGTGCTGGCCGTGCGGGCAGGTCACTTCTGACAGGTTCATTTATGGCTACCGCTGCTACCTGACCACCCCGAACCACTGGAACCCCAGCTACGTGAACTGCTTGTGCTTTTGCTGTCGGACATCGAAATATTCACCATGGTAGTGATCAGCATCACAAACAGGCCATAAATGATGTAGACAAAACGATTCATGGTGGTCCCAGTTTCGCAGGTGGTACATGCGTCTATTGTATATCACCGCAAGGCAGCCTGCTTGCCAAGCATGGCCACACGGCGCTTTGCTGGCGGCACATGGTTATCTTCCGTCTGATCTATTGCTGCCCGTTCGAGTCGGTCAGGCTGTGAATTCCAACTCTTGTCCAACGGGCGCTTTGGCCCATTGCTGAGGTTGGGGAGACCAGTCGCTACCGTCTTCTCGGGCCATGATCAAGGCGACGAAGCGACCCAGATCGATACCTAGAATGTCTTCTGCAGCAGCTTTGCCTGCATCATTTCGATGTGCCGCAGTCACGAAACGTTTGAAACCATGCCAGTCCCGGGCCAATTGTTCCACAACCGTCTGTGCCAGGTCATACGCCAGTTGGCTGATGTCTCCACTTTGCATGAAGGCATCACCTGACCAGAATTGTTGGATACTATGCTCATTCCATACTTGGCGGTGCTTGTCGCGAATGTGGTGATTGGGTGCCGGTGGGCCAGCCAGCCGACGTTCGCTGCTGACTGCAATTCCTTCGTTCAGCCAGGTTGGCATGGGCAGATAAGACAGCATGCTATGTGTCATCTCGTGCACGATGATGGGTTCGATCACACTCAGGTCTGCCTGGGTGGTGACGAAATGACCACAGCCGCGGTGAATGTACATGCCACTACTGAGCGAAAACTCGCCTTTCTCAGGGTAATAGCCGCAGACGTACTGATAGTATTGATCTTGGCTATCGAATACAACCATCAACTCCTTGCCGAGTGAATCCGGTTTGGCAATGCCCTCCAGAAGCGTGCCTAAGCGCCGCTGGGTTTGTTCCATGTAGGCCAGGGTGGCGTGGGCCACATTGGGCGTTAGTGACGACAGCAACATGGCACGATTGCTTTCCACCAGATGAAACCCCGCCCCCAATGCCTGCTTCATGTGCAGCAGCCACCCTTGTTCACAGGCTGCCCAGGCGGCATCTCGTGTCCGTTCACCTGGCAGGCTGTCGACCCAAGTCGAGATGGCGCGCCAGTCGGCGATGGGAAAGCCTTGTCTGATCGACAGGTGCTGTGCCAGGGTAAACTGGCCAACGCCAGGTACATTGATGTGTACAGGTGCCGGTCGGTTGTCCTGTACGGCGGGCTTGGGGCGTGACGGCGATTGCAGGCGACCAGTCAAGGATTTGATAAAGCGAATCATGCTACGGTGTCCGATAAAACTAAGTCATTCGTTGCCCGCCATAGGCGGGTACAACACGTTGGGACATCGCTTTACCATCTGGTCTAGTGCATGTCGTGTAGGCGGATATGTCTGCGTTGATCGATCTCGCCTGCCACATCATGCCGGCTTACGACTTCCTCGGCATGATGTCCCTATTTCTCCAGTAGGTTGGGTGTGCTGAGTGGCGATGCTACCCACCCTTGTTTTGATCTGACCCAACATGCATTCTGTAGAATGAATGCATGTCGATGAGTTTACCATGGGCTAACGGAAAAAATGGTAAATGGGTTTATGTTTGGTAAATTAAATTGACATCGTCATTATTGTTGACGTCGAAAACCATGTTGCCATGAAGTCTTCAGGCAATACGTGGGAAAAGTAGATGGTTTGCAATGGGGTATTTCAAGACGAATGCATACTAGTGTGGTGGGCACTCAGCTGTCATCACCTTTGTTGAAGGTTGGCCACCATAGCGCGAGCAACGCGACACCTAGCAGAATGATCCCGGCAAAGCCACTACCAAACAGGATCGGCACATTGAAAATCAGCAACATCCAGGTAAATGCTTTGGCTGTGCTGTGCAGTGGTGAAATTTCTTCGTCCACCGTGTCGCGTTTACTGGTGGTACGCGGTACTTTGCCAGGCTTACCGAGCCAGGTGGCAATCTGATCAGTGCTGACGGATTCCGATCTGGACCAACTCAGTTCGTTGCTATTGCGTTCTTGTGTGAGTTTGATGTTGCCTTGCCGGTAGTCGGTGATCCACGTTTTGTCGCCAACTGATACTCGCCAGTTGAAAGAACCAGCAGCATAGATGACCTCGCTGCCATACTCGACATACTTGGTGTAACTGGTGCCATCAAACCGGGCCGAACTGTTGGAGAATTGATCCGGCCAAGTGTTGAGAACCTCCACCTTATCCCAACCTTCATCGGTTTCCACCAACCACATGAATCCCTTCATGGGGTGATACAGCAGGTATTCCGTCCATTCGCCTGGATCGCCGATCTCTCGGCAGCGCATGAAACCGATACTGTTCCAACGAACTTTATCGATTGTCAGTACAGTGCCCAGTGCGATGGTCGGCGTGATTTTTTCCAGCTCATCGTGCTTTTGCAGCACAGTTGCCTTATCCCCTGTGCAATCCACCTCTGCATGACAGGCTGGGCAGGCCACCTGCATGGCGGCACCGGAACGATATTTGATGGGGCTGCCACAGCCTGGGCATTCCAGGGTCTGCACCTTGCCGCGCATCTTGCCAGCGCTTTGGGTGATTTGCTCATCAGTACGTAACAATTGGCACTGCAGGCTTTGCAAGGTGACTGCATCACCCATATAAGCTGCTGGGTCGTGGCCATCCGAGAAGTCCAGCGTCACAAAACGTTCTTTGCTTCGGAAATCTGCTACATGTGCCTGCCAACCCTCGCCAACCTGAAATGGAAGCTCGCCCTGTCCACCGACACATTGCGCAGTTCGGACATCAGCAGCGATAAAGGCGGTTTTGTCGAAATTGAGCGACATACCAGGCTTGATCTGCTCGAAAGCCGGCATTTTGGCTGGTGTCGGCAGCGGTACCGTCATTACGTATTGGCCGGACGAATCTGACAGCCAACCCGGTGTGCCGTCATCGAACAAGACATACCATTCGTTCCAGAAGCCAGCGTCATAACGCAATTGAATGCGCCCGACCACGCCGAAGGCCTTGCCTTGGTAAACACCGGAGGTGGTGATCTGGATAGGCGAGAAGTCTTCGATTACGGAGGACATCTTGCCAATGTCCTTGACCGAATCAGCATCGCGCATCAAGGTTGATTGGCAATACTCGCAAACGGCCATGACCGAGGCCGCAGAGCGAAACAGGACTTCAGCACCACACGCGGGGCAAGCGACTTTATACATACTTTGTTGTGTTCTGCAGGGTGGGCGACAACATGCCAGCCAAAGTTGATTTTCGTTGCGACATCAGGTGCCTGCTTGCAGCCATGTCTTCAATTGTGCATACACCTCGGGCCGGTTGAGCAGATCAAGGTGATTCATGCGATAACCAATCCAACAATGTTCCGCCGGAAAGTTCAGAGATCGCTCAGGATCGGAGTGTTGGCCTAATGCACTATCCAGTGGCACTAACCCATCCCCCGCAAGTTGGCTGCCCAACTTTGCCGTGGTATCGCCCACCGCTGCCGCCGCCGCGTAGCAGGCTACACCGGCCGGTAGCGGAACGGGTTGACGCTGATCACCGGCATGAGCAAAGCGATCATGAGATTGCCAGTCCTCATCCAGCAGACTACCGTGCCGCAGATCAGTGATGCCGGCGCTACGTAACTTGCCCAGTCTGGCGAAGGGGGCTGTGTAACGGTTGCTGTCCATCAACAGATGAAACCAGTTGCCGCTACGTTCCAGAGGGGCGCCATGGTGCGGCGTACCCAGGCAGATCAATTTGTCGAGCAGGCTGCGCCAATGGTGTCCTGACAGACTGGCGTAATGACATGCACTACGTGCTACCAAGCCTCCCATGCTGTGGCCGATCAGTGTCAGTGATGTGACCTTGACAGGCCAGATGGCCACCAGGTCTTCCAGCATTTGATCAAGCGACTGGCCGTTATGGGAGATATGTAACCCGCTGTTGTAATGCAGGTAGAGCGGTGTGTAACCCAACACTTTCGCCAGTTCTGCACCATGGTCGTGGCCCCGGCGCAACCATTGGCGATCGTTCATACATAGGCCATGAACCATGACCAACAGCCGTGATCCAGCATCTGGTACCGTGTCAGCCAATGCCTGTGGGGCCAAAGTCAGTTCTGTACCTTGATGTCGCACTGTCATCGGGATGGCCAGCGGATTACCACTTTCCGCCAAATAGTCGCCTAATACTCCATTGATGGCCGCCAGCAGTGCTGGCCGTCCTGGCCAGCGGCTCGTATCGACCAGCAGCGGGGCCAGCTTGAACAAAGCGGTGTCGAGGCTGCCACCAGTCAGGCGCGCCACGCTTCGTACTGAGCGGTAGGCCAACGAAGTGATGCCACCGATGGGTTTGTCGATTCCGAATACCCAACGCCCGCTGCTTCGAAGAATGGTCATGTGCAGCATTTCCGCGATGTCACTGATGGCGATGACAGCATCGACCGTCAGCTTGCTGACACCACGCCAATCGTCTGAACGATGTGCTGCGGCCATGATCTTTCCTTGGTTGTGTGGTGTGGGTTCCGGATCAGAAAGCCGGAGCAGTCGACCCCGGCGATCTTAATCAACCGATCAGCTTCTTCAGGATTTCGGCTTTGGCGCTATCAAAGTCGGCTTGAGAAATAAGCCCTTTATCAAGCAGCCCTTTCAGTTTTTCCAGGCGTGCTTCCGGTGCATCTTCCGCCGGGGTTGCAGGGGCCGCTGCTGCCGTAGGCTGTGC encodes:
- the mdtH gene encoding multidrug efflux MFS transporter MdtH — its product is MVPASRVRRLGKWFVLLDNVLVVFGFYVVFPLISIHFVDHLGWAAGLVGLSLALRQFVQQGLGIFAGSLADRYGAKPLIVSGMLLRAAGFVCMALATSFWWLLLSCVLSGIGGALFDPPRNALIVKFTRPYERGRFFSIIMMVDSAGAVAGALLGSWLLHFDFRWVGWIGAAIFLVAALCNGLLVPNYRVATRRGSLLQGITTVLRDRPYRNFVLTLSGYYLLGAQIMLLLPIAIKHMAGTPQAVGWMYTLDTILSLVLLYPLARYAEHRFTLQTRVMAGLALMTVSLGALAFASNVVAMFVLMGGFYIGVIAAEPARETLVAELADPAMRGTYLGFSRIGLALGGALGHLSGGWLYDTATNLRMPALPWVVLFVVGMVTLYALRMQFSAAKSIPMTVYQG
- a CDS encoding DUF4178 domain-containing protein, with product MSSVIEDFSPIQITTSGVYQGKAFGVVGRIQLRYDAGFWNEWYVLFDDGTPGWLSDSSGQYVMTVPLPTPAKMPAFEQIKPGMSLNFDKTAFIAADVRTAQCVGGQGELPFQVGEGWQAHVADFRSKERFVTLDFSDGHDPAAYMGDAVTLQSLQCQLLRTDEQITQSAGKMRGKVQTLECPGCGSPIKYRSGAAMQVACPACHAEVDCTGDKATVLQKHDELEKITPTIALGTVLTIDKVRWNSIGFMRCREIGDPGEWTEYLLYHPMKGFMWLVETDEGWDKVEVLNTWPDQFSNSSARFDGTSYTKYVEYGSEVIYAAGSFNWRVSVGDKTWITDYRQGNIKLTQERNSNELSWSRSESVSTDQIATWLGKPGKVPRTTSKRDTVDEEISPLHSTAKAFTWMLLIFNVPILFGSGFAGIILLGVALLALWWPTFNKGDDS
- a CDS encoding alpha/beta hydrolase, with product MAAAHRSDDWRGVSKLTVDAVIAISDIAEMLHMTILRSSGRWVFGIDKPIGGITSLAYRSVRSVARLTGGSLDTALFKLAPLLVDTSRWPGRPALLAAINGVLGDYLAESGNPLAIPMTVRHQGTELTLAPQALADTVPDAGSRLLVMVHGLCMNDRQWLRRGHDHGAELAKVLGYTPLYLHYNSGLHISHNGQSLDQMLEDLVAIWPVKVTSLTLIGHSMGGLVARSACHYASLSGHHWRSLLDKLICLGTPHHGAPLERSGNWFHLLMDSNRYTAPFARLGKLRSAGITDLRHGSLLDEDWQSHDRFAHAGDQRQPVPLPAGVACYAAAAAVGDTTAKLGSQLAGDGLVPLDSALGQHSDPERSLNFPAEHCWIGYRMNHLDLLNRPEVYAQLKTWLQAGT
- the speD gene encoding adenosylmethionine decarboxylase, yielding MNLSEVTCPHGQHLLADFHGVPASKLADPVLIETALRQAAVAAGATPIHGHFHHFGEGQGVTGVLLLQESHISIHTWPEDNFAAIDVFMCGAAQPRQALITLQQLLAPSNCWITDHRRGRLPVEPHLT